From Gossypium raimondii isolate GPD5lz unplaced genomic scaffold, ASM2569854v1 Contig00306, whole genome shotgun sequence, the proteins below share one genomic window:
- the LOC128038749 gene encoding 30S ribosomal protein S12, chloroplastic-like translates to MESVQLEHENVTEFVRLLFGTEWKKEEILERGKDPMTERIERGAVGGENLMYGSVEWQVRLTSGFEITAYIPGIGYNSQEHSVVLVRGEGLRIYLVRYHIVRGTLDAVGVKDRQQGRSSAL, encoded by the exons ATGGAAAGTGTTCAATTGGAACATGAAAACGTGACTGAATTTGTCCGGTTACTCTTCGGGACAGAGTGGAAGAAGGAGGAGATTCTCGAACGAGGAAAGGACCCAATGACTGAAAGAATTGAACGAGGAGCCGTAGGAGGTGAAAATCTCATGTACGGTTCTGTAGAGTGGCA AGTACGATTAACCTCTGGGTTTGAAATCACTGCTTATATACCTGGTATTGGCTATAATTCACAAGAACATTCTGTAGTCTTAGTAAGAGGGGAAGGGTTAAGGATTTACCTGGTGAGATATCACATTGTTCGAGGAACCCTAGATGCTGTCGGAGTAAAGGATCGTCAACAAGGGCGTTCTAGTGCGTTGTAG